In Massilia forsythiae, one DNA window encodes the following:
- the mpl gene encoding UDP-N-acetylmuramate:L-alanyl-gamma-D-glutamyl-meso-diaminopimelate ligase has protein sequence MHIHILGICGTFMGGLAVLAKEAGHRVTGCDANVYPPMSTQLEAQGIELIQGFSPEQVALNPDLYVVGNVMTRGNPLIEEILNRGLPYMSGPQWIGEHILRHKWVLAVAGTHGKTTTSSMLAWILEDAGYSPGFLIGGVPMNFGVSARLSGEQDSDFFVIEADEYDTAFFDKRSKFVHYHAKTAVLNNLEYDHADIFPDIGAIETQFHHLVRTVPGVGRLVVNGDEAALARVLKRGCWSEKESFGASGGVDWSLVEHAGGGSFEVLFKNELQGTVQWDLTGHHNRTNALAAIAAARHVGVPPAQAIDSLARFQSVKRRMEVRGAVRGVTVYDDFAHHPTAIATTVGGLRQKIGAASGTNGRILAVLEPRSNTMKLGAMKDALPGSLKDADLVFGFGSQQALGWSLADALKPLGAIAHSFDQIDYMVQAIVQAAQPGDHILVMSNGGFGGVHQKLLDALAA, from the coding sequence ATGCACATCCATATCCTCGGCATCTGCGGCACTTTCATGGGCGGACTGGCGGTCCTGGCCAAGGAGGCCGGACACCGCGTCACCGGCTGCGATGCCAACGTCTATCCCCCGATGAGTACCCAGCTCGAAGCCCAGGGGATCGAACTGATCCAGGGTTTTTCGCCGGAGCAGGTGGCGTTGAATCCGGACTTGTACGTGGTCGGTAACGTGATGACGCGCGGCAATCCGCTGATCGAGGAAATCCTGAATCGCGGCTTGCCGTATATGTCGGGACCGCAATGGATCGGGGAACATATCCTGCGTCATAAATGGGTGCTGGCCGTGGCCGGCACGCATGGCAAGACCACGACCTCGTCGATGCTGGCCTGGATCCTGGAAGACGCGGGTTACTCGCCCGGCTTCCTGATCGGCGGCGTGCCGATGAACTTCGGCGTGTCGGCGCGCCTGTCAGGCGAACAGGACTCGGACTTCTTCGTGATCGAGGCGGACGAGTACGACACCGCCTTCTTCGACAAGCGCAGCAAGTTCGTGCACTACCACGCCAAGACCGCGGTGCTGAACAACCTGGAATACGACCACGCCGACATCTTCCCGGACATCGGCGCCATCGAGACCCAGTTCCACCACCTGGTGCGCACCGTGCCCGGCGTCGGGCGCCTGGTGGTCAATGGCGACGAGGCCGCGCTGGCGCGGGTGCTGAAACGCGGCTGCTGGAGCGAGAAGGAAAGCTTCGGCGCCTCGGGCGGGGTCGACTGGAGCCTGGTCGAGCACGCCGGCGGCGGCAGCTTCGAGGTGCTGTTCAAGAACGAGCTGCAGGGCACCGTGCAATGGGACCTGACCGGCCACCACAACCGCACCAATGCGCTGGCCGCGATCGCCGCCGCGCGCCACGTCGGCGTGCCGCCGGCGCAGGCGATCGATTCGCTGGCGCGCTTCCAGAGCGTCAAGCGCAGGATGGAAGTGCGCGGCGCGGTGCGCGGCGTGACGGTGTACGACGACTTCGCCCACCATCCGACCGCGATCGCCACCACGGTCGGCGGCCTGCGCCAGAAGATCGGCGCGGCCAGTGGTACGAATGGACGCATCCTGGCGGTGCTGGAACCGCGCTCGAACACCATGAAGCTGGGCGCCATGAAGGATGCGCTGCCGGGCAGCCTGAAGGATGCCGACCTGGTGTTCGGCTTCGGCAGCCAGCAGGCGCTGGGCTGGTCGCTGGCCGACGCCCTGAAACCGCTCGGCGCCATCGCCCACAGCTTCGACCAGATCGACTACATGGTGCAGGCGATCGTGCAGGCGGCCCAGCCGGGCGACCATATCCTGGTGATGAGCAACGGCGGCTTCGGCGGCGTGCACCAGAAACTGCTGGACGCGCTGGCAGCATGA
- a CDS encoding YqiA/YcfP family alpha/beta fold hydrolase produces MNAPAPAQCPEYLLYLHGFRSSPRSYKARVVQERLTRAGLAGKLICPQLPASPRAAMELVLTLVERHARADANRVAIVGSSLGGFYATWLAERFGCRAALVNPAVDPLKNLEQHVGVTTAWHSDAPFEFKRDYIDELAALKIAGITRPQRYYLLAATGDEVLDYRDMLAHYAGAPGHLIQGGDHAVSDFERYVDAVLAFCGFAAADGTEGAAGSDPRQ; encoded by the coding sequence ATGAACGCCCCGGCGCCGGCCCAGTGCCCTGAATATTTGTTGTACCTGCACGGCTTCCGCTCGTCGCCGCGTTCCTATAAAGCGCGCGTGGTGCAGGAACGCCTGACGCGCGCCGGGCTGGCCGGCAAGCTGATCTGCCCGCAACTGCCGGCCTCGCCCAGGGCGGCGATGGAGCTGGTGCTGACCCTGGTCGAGCGCCACGCGCGCGCCGATGCGAACCGCGTGGCCATCGTCGGCTCGTCGCTGGGCGGCTTCTACGCCACCTGGCTGGCCGAGCGCTTCGGCTGCCGCGCGGCGCTGGTGAATCCGGCGGTCGACCCGTTGAAGAACCTGGAGCAGCACGTCGGCGTGACCACCGCCTGGCATTCGGACGCACCGTTCGAATTCAAGCGCGACTACATCGACGAGCTGGCCGCGCTGAAGATCGCCGGCATCACCCGGCCGCAGCGCTATTACCTGCTGGCCGCGACCGGCGACGAGGTGCTGGACTACCGCGACATGCTGGCCCACTACGCCGGCGCACCCGGCCACCTGATCCAGGGCGGCGACCACGCGGTGTCGGACTTCGAGCGCTACGTCGACGCCGTGCTGGCGTTCTGCGGCTTCGCGGCGGCGGACGGAACAGAGGGCGCGGCCGGATCGGACCCGCGGCAGTGA
- the accC gene encoding acetyl-CoA carboxylase biotin carboxylase subunit: MFEKILIANRGEIALRIQRACREMGIKTVVVHSEADKDAKYVKLADESVCIGPAPSAKSYLSMPAIISAAEVTDAEAIHPGYGFLSENADFAERVEKSGFVFIGPRPESIRLMGDKVSAKQAMIKAGVPCVPGSDGALPDDPKEIIQTARRVGYPVIIKAAGGGGGRGMRVVHTEAALLNAVAMTKTEAGSAFGNPEVYMEKYLENPRHVEIQVLADEHKQAVWLGERDCSMQRRHQKVIEEAPAPGIPRKLIEKIGDRCAEACRKIGYRGAGTFEFLYENGEFYFIEMNTRVQVEHPVTEMITGIDIVQEQIRIACGERLRFKQREIMLSGHAIECRINAEDPFKFTPSPGRITGWHPPGGPGIRVDSHSYAGYYVPPHYDSMIGKVIAYGATREQAIRRMQIALSEMVVEGILTNIPLHRELMVDARFIEGGTNIHYLEQKLAHKPDLSKEVAIGAQSAADAKVEQ, encoded by the coding sequence ATGTTTGAAAAAATCCTCATCGCCAACCGTGGTGAAATCGCGTTGCGTATCCAGCGCGCGTGCCGTGAAATGGGCATCAAGACCGTTGTCGTGCACTCCGAAGCGGACAAGGACGCCAAGTACGTGAAGCTTGCCGACGAGTCCGTCTGCATCGGCCCGGCGCCGTCGGCCAAGAGCTACCTGAGCATGCCGGCCATCATCAGCGCGGCCGAAGTGACCGATGCCGAGGCGATCCACCCGGGCTACGGTTTCCTCTCCGAAAACGCCGACTTCGCCGAGCGCGTGGAAAAATCGGGCTTCGTGTTCATCGGCCCGCGTCCGGAATCGATCCGCTTGATGGGCGACAAGGTCTCGGCCAAGCAGGCCATGATCAAGGCCGGCGTGCCCTGCGTGCCGGGCTCGGACGGCGCCTTGCCGGACGATCCGAAGGAAATCATCCAGACCGCGCGCCGCGTCGGCTATCCGGTCATCATCAAGGCGGCCGGCGGCGGCGGCGGACGCGGCATGCGCGTGGTGCATACCGAGGCGGCCCTGCTGAACGCGGTGGCGATGACCAAGACCGAGGCCGGCAGCGCCTTCGGCAACCCGGAAGTCTACATGGAGAAGTACCTGGAAAATCCGCGCCACGTGGAAATCCAGGTACTGGCCGACGAGCACAAGCAGGCGGTCTGGCTGGGCGAGCGCGACTGCTCGATGCAGCGCCGCCACCAGAAGGTGATCGAGGAAGCGCCGGCGCCGGGCATCCCGCGCAAGCTCATCGAGAAGATCGGCGACCGCTGCGCCGAAGCCTGCCGCAAGATCGGCTACCGCGGCGCCGGCACCTTCGAGTTCCTGTACGAGAACGGCGAGTTCTACTTCATCGAGATGAACACCCGCGTGCAGGTGGAGCACCCGGTCACCGAAATGATCACCGGCATCGACATCGTGCAGGAACAGATCCGCATCGCCTGCGGCGAGCGCCTGCGCTTCAAGCAGCGCGAGATCATGCTGTCGGGCCACGCGATCGAGTGCCGCATCAACGCCGAAGACCCGTTCAAGTTCACCCCGTCGCCGGGCCGCATCACCGGCTGGCATCCGCCGGGCGGTCCCGGCATCCGCGTCGATTCGCACTCGTACGCCGGCTATTACGTGCCGCCGCACTACGATTCGATGATCGGCAAGGTCATCGCCTACGGCGCCACGCGCGAGCAGGCGATCCGCCGCATGCAGATCGCGTTGTCGGAGATGGTGGTCGAGGGTATCCTGACGAATATCCCGCTGCACCGCGAACTGATGGTCGACGCCCGCTTCATCGAAGGCGGCACCAACATCCATTACCTGGAACAGAAGCTGGCGCACAAGCCGGACCTGTCGAAGGAAGTCGCCATCGGCGCCCAATCGGCAGCAGACGCGAAGGTCGAACAATGA
- the prmA gene encoding 50S ribosomal protein L11 methyltransferase, producing MSWTEVVIEIAREHAEGLSDALMEAGALSVSVEDADEGTEAEKPLFGEPGMVPEQAAWDHSRVVALTDEDADQAAIIAEAAAAIGLQAPPAFTTRSVADADWVRLTQSQFEPIHIGKNIWVVPSWHEAPDPNGLILEVDPGLAFGTGSHPTTRLCMEWLEAHPALERSVLDYGCGSGILAMVAKKLGAGDVAGVDIDEQAIESARLNAERNDCAIDFYVPDAFVASSRGNARFDIVVANILSSPLKLMAPMLSGRVAEGGSLVLSGVLARQAEEVAAAYAPFIQLGVWAEHDGWVALHGRLGQESAPPPRGADAAG from the coding sequence ATGAGCTGGACTGAAGTCGTCATCGAAATCGCCCGCGAGCATGCGGAAGGCCTGTCCGACGCGCTGATGGAAGCGGGTGCATTGTCCGTCTCGGTCGAGGATGCCGACGAAGGCACCGAGGCCGAGAAACCGCTGTTCGGCGAGCCGGGCATGGTGCCGGAACAGGCCGCCTGGGACCACAGCCGCGTGGTGGCATTGACCGACGAAGACGCCGACCAGGCCGCCATCATCGCCGAAGCCGCCGCCGCCATTGGCCTGCAGGCGCCGCCGGCGTTCACCACCCGTTCGGTGGCGGACGCGGACTGGGTGCGCCTGACGCAATCGCAGTTCGAGCCGATCCACATCGGCAAGAACATCTGGGTGGTGCCGAGCTGGCACGAAGCGCCGGACCCGAACGGCCTGATCCTCGAAGTCGATCCGGGACTGGCTTTCGGCACCGGCAGCCACCCGACCACGCGCCTGTGCATGGAGTGGCTGGAAGCGCATCCCGCCCTCGAACGGTCGGTGCTGGACTACGGCTGCGGCTCGGGCATCCTGGCGATGGTGGCCAAGAAGCTGGGCGCCGGCGACGTGGCCGGCGTCGACATCGACGAGCAGGCAATCGAATCGGCCAGGCTGAACGCCGAGCGCAACGATTGCGCCATCGACTTCTACGTCCCGGACGCCTTCGTGGCGTCCAGCCGCGGCAACGCGCGCTTCGACATCGTGGTCGCCAACATCCTGTCCAGCCCCCTGAAACTGATGGCGCCGATGCTGTCCGGCCGCGTGGCCGAAGGCGGTTCGCTGGTGCTGTCGGGCGTGCTGGCGCGCCAGGCCGAGGAAGTGGCCGCCGCCTACGCCCCGTTCATCCAGCTGGGCGTATGGGCCGAGCACGACGGCTGGGTCGCCCTGCACGGCCGTCTCGGCCAGGAGAGCGCGCCGCCGCCGCGCGGCGCCGACGCTGCCGGGTAA
- a CDS encoding chorismate--pyruvate lyase family protein — protein sequence MNHASLRRARWLAHPGGVRAPAALHDWLTTPGSLTARLVAHSRAFRVQKLRQGRAPCLADEAAALGLARAQQVIEREVLLRCDGVAAVYGHTVMPLDADAGDWPLFSALGERSLGTTLFHDPLVRRGALQFARIRPGHPLLARMRAALGTAFDADATYYARRCVYRRRQGLLMVTEVFLPAVLDLAPAATTREARPAAIRTGNGDSGGAAPVTNTK from the coding sequence GTGAACCACGCGTCGCTGCGCCGGGCCCGCTGGCTGGCGCATCCCGGCGGCGTGCGCGCCCCGGCCGCCTTGCACGACTGGCTGACCACGCCCGGCTCGCTGACCGCGCGCCTGGTCGCCCACAGCCGCGCGTTCCGGGTACAGAAGCTGCGCCAGGGGCGCGCGCCGTGCCTGGCCGACGAGGCGGCGGCGCTCGGCCTGGCGCGCGCACAGCAGGTCATCGAGCGCGAAGTGCTGCTGCGCTGCGACGGCGTGGCGGCAGTCTACGGCCACACGGTGATGCCGCTGGATGCCGACGCCGGCGACTGGCCGCTGTTCTCGGCATTGGGCGAACGCTCGCTCGGCACCACGCTCTTCCACGATCCGCTGGTGCGGCGCGGCGCCTTGCAGTTCGCGCGCATCCGTCCCGGACACCCGCTGCTGGCGCGCATGCGCGCGGCGCTCGGCACCGCGTTCGACGCGGATGCCACATACTATGCCCGGCGCTGCGTCTATCGCCGCCGTCAAGGCCTGCTGATGGTCACCGAGGTATTCTTGCCGGCGGTGCTCGACCTGGCGCCGGCCGCAACCACAAGGGAAGCACGGCCAGCCGCCATCCGTACCGGCAACGGCGACAGCGGCGGCGCGGCTCCCGTAACGAACACGAAATGA
- the aroQ gene encoding type II 3-dehydroquinate dehydratase, whose protein sequence is MAKKLLLLNGPNLNLLGTREPAVYGATTLADIERAATAQAAAAGAQCACFQSNHEGALIDRIHAARQEGVDAIVINPGGLTHTSVALRDALAGVDIPFVEVHISNIYKREEFRHHSFLSAIAQGTICGLGADGYRFAIDFALKER, encoded by the coding sequence ATGGCGAAAAAGCTCCTGCTGCTCAACGGCCCCAACCTGAATTTGCTGGGGACGCGCGAGCCGGCAGTGTACGGCGCGACGACGCTGGCCGATATCGAACGGGCCGCCACTGCCCAGGCGGCGGCGGCCGGTGCGCAGTGCGCCTGCTTCCAGAGCAACCATGAGGGCGCGCTGATCGACCGTATCCATGCCGCCAGGCAGGAAGGGGTCGATGCGATCGTCATCAACCCGGGCGGACTGACCCACACCAGCGTGGCGCTGCGCGATGCGCTGGCCGGCGTCGACATTCCGTTCGTGGAAGTGCACATCTCTAATATCTACAAGCGTGAGGAGTTCCGGCACCACTCGTTTTTGTCCGCGATCGCGCAAGGCACGATCTGCGGGCTGGGAGCTGATGGATATCGCTTTGCCATCGACTTCGCTCTGAAAGAGCGTTAA
- the accB gene encoding acetyl-CoA carboxylase biotin carboxyl carrier protein, giving the protein MDLRKLKTLIDLVAESDIAELEVTEGESKVRIVKSSAIPQSQVVMVPPQGVQQFSAPAVQAAAPAPAANGAAPAAAAEPTGHVVKSPMVGTFYRSSAPGAPAFIEVGSTVKEGDTLCIIEAMKLLNEIDADIAGTVTKVLVENGQPVEFGQPLFVIG; this is encoded by the coding sequence ATGGATCTAAGAAAACTCAAGACGTTGATCGACCTCGTCGCCGAATCGGATATTGCTGAACTCGAAGTCACCGAAGGCGAAAGCAAGGTTCGCATCGTCAAGTCTTCCGCAATCCCGCAGAGTCAGGTGGTCATGGTCCCGCCGCAAGGCGTGCAGCAATTCTCGGCGCCGGCCGTGCAGGCCGCCGCGCCGGCCCCGGCGGCCAATGGCGCCGCCCCGGCCGCGGCCGCCGAGCCGACCGGCCACGTGGTCAAGTCGCCGATGGTCGGCACCTTCTACCGTTCGTCGGCGCCGGGCGCCCCGGCCTTCATCGAAGTCGGCTCGACCGTGAAGGAAGGCGACACGCTGTGCATCATCGAAGCGATGAAACTCCTCAATGAAATCGATGCCGACATCGCCGGCACCGTCACCAAGGTGCTGGTGGAAAACGGCCAGCCCGTCGAATTCGGCCAGCCGCTGTTCGTGATCGGCTGA
- a CDS encoding zinc-ribbon and DUF3426 domain-containing protein: MALATRCPYCQTAFRVAADQLKLRGGIVRCGACQRIFDGGANLIDTEAPAAGKGDGGAAPAPGAAAASPVSPAGATPPVPDATTQATPEASAQAGQDAAAPAEPAHGIDFDTVPVYTLDFGSTFGPLGILPRAAPDGAAAAPRPAQEAPPHGDVLARAVDAAAAPALDEAPAPTPDASAADQEPPAPHGEVLAYALDALTRGAADAAAAPHDASALPAQDTPTQDTSTPHGDVLAAAVDVAAEAGDAPGDAPLQALPDWIEPDRFAADRVAPDRVTPDQAAPARAGPQQAESSPLPPASAFAPQGRIEPRFDLPVDEELVAQALPGHDPEPEAAHGRADGRDAAAPPSADTAGAGDAFSAGLPLRASAAGETQSFPSSTAAPEPKSARARALDARTRRSRMTPTNIDAPKLRVPESDEPEFVKRSRKQERSGRVRRIVMGVGAALLLLALALQLALAFRNTLAARHPGARPALGALCAVFGCRVGLPAQIDSLAIETGELTSLGPDTYALATLLRNGGALPQTWPSIELELTDSGDKPVLRRVFAPAEYLPPGVSAAAGFGARSEQAVKLQFALTDLKPSGYHIAVFYP; encoded by the coding sequence ATGGCGCTCGCGACCCGGTGCCCGTATTGCCAAACCGCGTTCCGGGTCGCGGCGGACCAGCTCAAATTGCGCGGCGGGATCGTCCGCTGCGGCGCCTGCCAGCGCATCTTCGATGGCGGCGCCAACCTGATCGACACCGAGGCGCCGGCGGCCGGCAAGGGAGATGGCGGTGCGGCGCCTGCTCCGGGCGCGGCTGCGGCTTCGCCTGTCTCCCCCGCCGGCGCCACGCCACCCGTCCCCGACGCCACCACCCAGGCCACGCCGGAAGCGTCCGCGCAAGCGGGCCAGGACGCGGCGGCGCCGGCCGAGCCGGCGCACGGCATCGACTTCGATACCGTCCCGGTATATACCCTCGATTTCGGCAGCACTTTCGGTCCGCTGGGCATCCTGCCCAGGGCGGCACCCGACGGCGCCGCGGCGGCGCCACGACCGGCGCAGGAAGCGCCGCCGCACGGCGACGTGCTGGCCCGTGCGGTCGACGCGGCGGCGGCGCCTGCCCTCGACGAGGCGCCCGCGCCGACGCCGGACGCTTCCGCAGCGGACCAGGAACCGCCGGCGCCGCACGGCGAGGTTCTCGCGTACGCGCTGGACGCGCTGACGCGTGGCGCCGCGGACGCGGCCGCCGCACCGCACGATGCATCCGCCCTGCCCGCGCAAGACACGCCGACGCAGGACACGTCCACGCCACATGGCGACGTGCTGGCCGCTGCCGTGGACGTCGCTGCGGAAGCCGGCGACGCGCCTGGCGACGCGCCCTTGCAGGCCCTGCCGGACTGGATCGAGCCTGACCGGTTCGCGGCCGACCGGGTCGCGCCTGACCGGGTCACGCCTGACCAGGCCGCACCCGCCCGCGCGGGACCGCAGCAGGCCGAATCCTCCCCCCTGCCGCCGGCATCCGCCTTTGCGCCGCAAGGCCGCATCGAACCGCGCTTCGACCTGCCGGTGGACGAGGAACTGGTCGCGCAAGCGCTGCCCGGCCACGACCCGGAACCCGAAGCGGCGCACGGCCGGGCCGATGGCCGCGATGCCGCCGCGCCGCCGTCCGCGGATACGGCGGGCGCCGGCGACGCCTTTTCCGCCGGCCTGCCGCTGCGCGCCTCGGCCGCCGGCGAAACCCAGTCGTTCCCTTCGTCGACGGCCGCACCGGAACCGAAATCGGCGCGCGCCAGGGCGCTCGATGCGCGCACGCGCCGCTCGCGCATGACGCCGACCAACATCGACGCACCCAAGCTGCGCGTGCCGGAAAGCGACGAGCCGGAATTCGTCAAGCGCAGCCGCAAGCAGGAACGCTCGGGGCGCGTGCGCCGCATCGTCATGGGCGTCGGCGCGGCGCTGCTGCTGCTGGCGCTGGCGCTGCAGCTGGCGCTCGCCTTCCGCAACACGCTGGCGGCGCGCCATCCGGGTGCGCGGCCGGCGCTGGGCGCGCTGTGCGCCGTGTTCGGCTGCCGCGTCGGACTGCCGGCCCAGATCGACAGCCTGGCGATCGAGACCGGTGAGCTGACCAGCCTCGGTCCCGACACCTACGCGCTCGCCACGCTGCTGCGCAACGGCGGCGCGCTGCCGCAGACCTGGCCCAGCATCGAACTCGAACTGACCGACAGCGGCGACAAGCCGGTGCTGCGGCGCGTCTTCGCGCCCGCGGAATACCTGCCGCCGGGGGTGTCCGCCGCCGCCGGCTTCGGCGCGCGCTCGGAACAAGCGGTCAAGCTGCAATTCGCGCTGACCGACCTGAAACCTTCCGGCTATCATATCGCCGTTTTCTACCCCTGA
- a CDS encoding TlpA family protein disulfide reductase, which yields MNKKRLAGYAILATAFTVFGAIAGVKTTGPASATPADGSLDGGSAKLYAQSLNDLAGKPQALAQWKGKPLLVNFWASWCAPCVQEMPELSALAAKDGGKHFNVIGIGIDSPGNLVEFTQKVKVAYPVYVGGMGATDLARGLGSATGGLPYTVLIGADGKVRKTYTGRLKFDQLRADLAKLQG from the coding sequence ATGAACAAGAAACGACTGGCGGGCTACGCCATCCTGGCAACCGCCTTTACCGTGTTCGGCGCCATCGCCGGCGTCAAGACCACCGGACCGGCCAGCGCCACCCCGGCGGACGGCAGCCTGGACGGCGGCAGCGCCAAGCTGTACGCCCAATCGCTGAACGACCTCGCCGGCAAGCCGCAGGCGCTGGCGCAATGGAAGGGCAAGCCGCTGCTGGTGAACTTCTGGGCATCGTGGTGCGCGCCATGCGTGCAGGAGATGCCGGAACTGTCGGCGCTGGCGGCCAAGGACGGCGGCAAGCATTTCAACGTGATCGGCATCGGCATCGATTCCCCGGGCAACCTGGTGGAATTCACGCAAAAGGTCAAGGTCGCCTACCCGGTCTACGTCGGCGGCATGGGCGCCACCGACCTGGCGCGCGGCCTGGGCAGCGCCACCGGCGGCTTGCCGTACACGGTCCTGATCGGCGCCGACGGCAAGGTGCGCAAGACGTATACGGGACGCCTAAAATTCGACCAGTTGCGTGCAGATCTTGCCAAGCTGCAAGGTTGA
- a CDS encoding YggT family protein yields MLSILQLIVDTAAGVLGGVLLLRFWMQLIRVRPPASVGQFTYTLSDWLVLPLRRVVPGMRGYDWASLIGAFLVVLAASSVLLLMGASGQAVVLYALYRFLTWIVYGFMGLLIIEVIFSWINPHAPLAPFVHALNEPLLRPLRRVIPPLGGLDITVLVAFILLQIALYILRQIF; encoded by the coding sequence GTGCTGTCCATTCTTCAGTTGATCGTCGATACCGCGGCCGGCGTCCTCGGCGGGGTGCTGCTGCTGCGTTTCTGGATGCAGTTGATCCGCGTGCGTCCGCCGGCCTCGGTCGGGCAGTTCACCTATACTTTGTCCGACTGGCTGGTGCTGCCGCTGCGCCGCGTCGTGCCGGGCATGCGCGGTTACGACTGGGCCAGCCTGATCGGCGCGTTCCTGGTGGTGCTGGCGGCCAGCTCGGTGCTGCTGCTGATGGGCGCCTCGGGACAGGCCGTGGTGCTGTATGCGCTGTACCGCTTCCTTACCTGGATCGTGTACGGCTTCATGGGCCTGTTGATCATCGAAGTGATCTTCAGCTGGATCAATCCGCATGCGCCGCTGGCGCCGTTCGTGCATGCGCTGAACGAACCGCTGCTGCGGCCGTTGCGCCGCGTGATCCCGCCGCTCGGCGGCCTGGACATCACCGTGCTGGTGGCCTTCATCCTGCTGCAGATCGCCCTGTACATCCTGCGCCAGATCTTCTGA
- a CDS encoding carbohydrate kinase family protein yields the protein MSKTSLICGSLAFDKIMQYHGRFGETLLADQLHRVNVSFLVPTLRTEYGGCAANIAHNLAMLGGDPLIMATIGQDGGEYLERFKKAGIATGAIRVIEHAYTAQCFVTADLDNNQINAFHPGAMQFSHENNVADHGELRVAIIAPDGRDGMLKHARDCAAQGLPFVFDPGQQLPMFNGEELLAFIEQATYLACNDYEFEMVMDRTGLGLEDIATRLDALVITRSEDGSDIYAGGEHHKIPAVPASAVVDPTGCGDAYRAGLLFGIANDLDWPTTGRLASLLGSIKIAHQGGQNHRFTAQEIADRFETAFGYRY from the coding sequence ATGTCCAAGACTTCGCTGATCTGCGGCTCGCTCGCGTTCGACAAGATCATGCAATACCACGGCCGCTTCGGCGAAACCCTGCTGGCCGACCAGCTGCACCGCGTGAACGTCTCGTTCCTGGTGCCGACCCTGCGCACCGAATACGGCGGCTGCGCCGCCAACATCGCCCACAACTTGGCCATGCTGGGCGGCGATCCGCTGATCATGGCCACCATCGGCCAGGACGGCGGCGAATACCTGGAGCGCTTCAAGAAGGCCGGCATCGCCACCGGCGCCATCCGCGTCATCGAGCACGCGTACACGGCCCAGTGCTTCGTTACCGCCGACCTGGACAACAACCAGATCAACGCCTTCCACCCCGGGGCGATGCAGTTCTCGCACGAGAACAACGTGGCCGACCATGGCGAGTTGCGGGTGGCGATCATCGCCCCGGACGGCCGCGACGGCATGCTCAAGCACGCGCGCGACTGCGCTGCGCAGGGCCTGCCCTTCGTGTTCGACCCGGGCCAGCAACTGCCGATGTTCAACGGCGAGGAACTGCTCGCCTTCATCGAGCAGGCGACTTATTTGGCCTGCAACGACTACGAGTTCGAGATGGTCATGGACCGCACCGGCCTGGGCCTGGAAGACATCGCGACGCGCCTCGATGCGCTGGTCATCACGCGCAGCGAAGACGGCTCCGACATCTATGCCGGCGGCGAGCACCACAAGATCCCGGCGGTGCCGGCCAGCGCCGTGGTCGACCCCACCGGCTGCGGCGACGCCTACCGCGCCGGCCTGCTGTTCGGCATCGCCAACGATCTCGACTGGCCGACCACCGGCCGCCTGGCCAGCCTGCTCGGTTCGATCAAGATCGCGCACCAGGGCGGCCAGAACCACCGCTTCACGGCGCAGGAAATCGCCGACAGGTTCGAGACGGCGTTCGGCTACCGTTATTGA